A region of the Dysidea avara chromosome 9, odDysAvar1.4, whole genome shotgun sequence genome:
gtttgatttccgttatgcGTGACTTGAATgaacaagacagttttgtgctcaagcatgggaattagtgttctaagcagcgtaaatagtaatccaacagactatagcaagtatttaggcctttgtgagagattttggagagagaattcagaccgtagattttgtaacaaaacgTATccatcgcattaaccgtgattgttacacgccGTCATACTTTCGCTtatagtaccttcatgcctcatccataccgcttcttgtatagccggttccactttcgaatcttgtggtaagctaggcgtgtcaccaacacagtcttttacccttgcgttgtactgcaaggtggtttaaagtTTTGGTAAAAATGGAATATAATTAGtcatttcttcaagcaacagttcctgttttgctctgatatttcctctggttctctctgttaaatggtaaggaataggtttatcacagttaaaaggataaaatacatttacaaagaaaggtaagtggtttaaagtaatttttgggccgtttttttcactttcaatctcctttaattgtGCATacaacttccttgagggttggcaCCATCCTAGTCCCCtcaattacttacttgagttcactgtagcgaagtttcacagtcgctggttacaaaattctgtcttAACAACAATTTGACGTCACGTTAACAACaatgtgacgtcacgttattgcgtttcccatcccttttatgtactctattatctatggttatatAAATATTGAGATTCGATATGATATTGATATTGAAAAATATATTGCAATGTTGATAATTTTtcggtatattgcacatcactacttCACATAACTTTTTAGAGGAAATCGTCTGTCTCTATTAACAGTAAACCGACAAATCAAATAATCCTTGTTTTTGTAACAGGACTATTTTGATCAAAATACAACTTACTTCATTATAGCTTGTCTGGCAATAGCTTTAGGATCAATTTGTCCAGCTGCTGGGCTAGTTCCAATTCCTAAAATATGTATGAATGATGCATAAAAATCAGACCAACCCCCCAAATAGTTAATACATCATGTCAAATAATTTGAAAGCTTTATTGAGTATATTAAGCATCAATTAAGAGAGCAACCAAACACACTGCACAAGAACACCTCTAGAGATGTCAACACCTATAAACAATTTTCTATTACTAAGAGATAGCAGCACAGCCTTTTGATTAAAAGTTGACAATATGCTTGTACTGGATTCTTTGTCTTTGCCACCACAAATTCTTGGACACACATCACAAACTTTTCAAACAAGTTACCTGCCGGTTTTTTCACAGGAGGACCTCCTTCTCCTGATTCTAAGCTAGATGAATCCTCTGGTGGCCTCTTGCGACTAGAAGGATCTACATTATAACATAAAATAAATTACTCTGTATAATAAACAGGTTTACCTTCTCCGTTCAATGGTGCAGCGTTAGCTTTGGCAGCTGCAGCAATCTAAAGAAAATGAAAGTATTACAATACCCTAATTACTTTGTACACATTATTAAAAGAAAATTGGCATACAGACCTTTTAAATGCACAGTCTTTAGAGGTTATGCAGGGGGTGTGTCAGTATCACGTTTGTATATTATTAATTCTGTACACGCGTGCGGACGCCATTTTCAGTGGAACCGTACTGGTGAACTATGTCAACGTTCAAGTACTCTAAGTATTTTTCTGAGCTTAAGGACGAAGGGAAGAAGAGGTATGAAGATAAAATGAAAATTGTTGGATGTGCTAAAGATCCGTACTGCTACTTAGAGTGCAAGGATGGGATTGCTGACACTGTTGAATGGACCGATTGGCCTGATGTAATGTACCCAGACGTGTATAATTATCTAATTCTCACTGTCAGCTTGTACACTGGAGAAGAAATGAGGGCTTATAAAAGTTTAGATGGATTCAACTTGTTGGTAAATGGCTGGTTAAACAATATTGCTGTTGTAGCCACAGGTAGTGCGAGACAAAGGAACTATTTGTTTTTGTCAGCCATTAAACACTCCCAAAGTCTGTCATTGGTGCCACTGAAGGTCTGGGTAGCTACTAAAGAGAATGGTCAAGTACTGTGTGGCCATTGTACATGCATGGCTGGGTTAGGAGAGGCTTGTTCCCATGTAGCTGCTATGTTATTTGCTGCTAAACTAATACTCTTACTAAGCGTCAGTTTAGTTCAACATCTCTACCATGTTCATGGCTACCATCAACCTTTCGGAGcgtaaaatttgatgaaatctGTAACATTGATTTTGCAACTCAAGTAAAACAAAAGCCATCAAGTAATGATCACAGTGGAGAACAGAGCATTTCAGCTAAGAAATCCAGGCTTGAAATACCAAAGCCAACTGAAGGAGATctcagaaaccaccatttacaGCTATCAAGAATGAAGGGAAAACCAATCTTATCATTTCTTTCAGAATTTAATGAGTCCTATGTGCCAAAATATGTTAGTGGTGCTCTACCTAATCCGTTAACTTACCTTTATGATAAAGCTACATTATCAATGTCATTTCCAGACCTCCTAAACAGGTGCGATGAAGTATATAACAGTATTTCACTATCAGTGCAGCAAGCTTCCAGGGTTGAAGAGGATACACGACAACAGTCAAACAGCAAAGTGTGGTTTGAACAGCGATCGGGTAGAGTCACAGCCTCAAAGCTGCACAGTGTGTTACATACGGACATGGTGCATGACTCTTTAGATGGTACCACCAATGTGACTACTACTGAAGTTGATGATACTGTCAGCACAACAGTAACTGTGACAAGTGAGGTACCTACCAGCACTCAAGATAGTCTGCAAGTGCTTGATGAAGATAGTGGTGCAGATTCTGAAGAAGACGACACTCTTTGGTGCTACTGCCAACAGAATTTACAAGAAGAACTGGTCGGTTGTGATAACCCTAGCTGTAAAATAAAATGGTTTCACTTGTCCTACTTGCAACTTAAATTAAGTCAATTGCCAAAGGGTAAATGGTATTGTCCGGACTGTCACAAGGAGAAATATCAATCAAAATGCAAGGGGAAAGCTGAACAGAATAAGTGACTATTTCATTGTGAAATATGGCATTGTAATATACTTTAAAACTTCTTTGATTTTGTAATTGCGTACATGTATTGCGAAACTTGAAATAATTGTACAATATTAATCTAGTGGTACAACAGAATCACAATGGTTACACAGTGCACAAGCTATAACAACTATTTTATCTATAGAAGAAATGTCTAATTCACTTTCACTACCCTCACACATTATTAAATTAATCAGTAAAATAGACTGAAGGATGGTATATTTTTGTCTCACCATACCGATGACTCTTTCGACATGGATTCTGACACTAGATAGTTAACGTGAAATATCAATCTCCATTTTACTCAACCGCTTCTTTCCTCTGGTAAAGGGTGGGAGTTTAACCTCTGCACAGTACATCCCAGCAGCTTTTTGAATATTAAAGCCTCGATCCGCTAAAACTGTATCTCCAGGTAGAAGATTCCATAGCAAGCCACAGTTCTCTGTTAGGTGGACATCAGATACTCAACCACCCCAACCTTTGGAAATAAATGCAATGGATCCCTGAGGTGTAATCCCAATTAAAAACTTAACCGTATTATGCTTTTTGTAATTAGACCAAGTTTGTGCCCGGGCCATGAGTGAGGTTGGTCATTATATGAAAACCTCAAAACAGTCGATAATAATTACACACTTCCTAAAATTCTTCTGAAACTCCATCAGCATTGACTTCATTAATTGATCTCTTTCTGGCCAGCAAACAAACACGACAACTTTTGGTATAGAACATCAAGCCATTTATTGGAAGTAGCAAGACACAGTTGATTGGTGTATTCCAAATCTGTATGCTAAGTCCTGGTCTCCAAGGTTAAGACGAAGTTTCATCAAAACCATAAGGAATTGTTCAAAGGGACTACAAGAACTGGCAAAGAACCCATTTGGCAAGCCAACTATAACAAAGTCAAATATGCACTTAAGCAATATGTACGATGGTAACCCAGTATAATATTTCACTGGCTTATCATCATCACTTAATGAACTTTCACTGACTACTCTGCTGCGTAACTTGACGTTTTCTGAGTTTATAACCTGTCATGCTTCTTCTGTAAAACTGACAGCTCATTCTTTACTTCTGATAATTCACTCTTAGTTTGCAAGAGTTGTGCCTCAGTTTCTGTCTTTTGGCGCATAGTTTCTGCTAGCTGTTTTCTGGTCTCCAAAAGCTCTGTAACTGTTGTAAAAAGCAATTCATTAGTTTTCTTAAGTTCTTGTGCAATTTCAAGTAAACCTTCATCCTGTGGCTCTGCTTCATTGGTTACCACTTCCATGTCATTGGCTTCACTTCTTGCAGATTCTTCTGGGTAGTTGTCGTTGCTTGGAAACTACGCTTCACTTAATTCTTCACTATACTCTTCATCCAATTCCTCACTATCTTGCTGCTGCTGCATAACTGTAGCACTCCCTCCATCATCCTTAGTCAAAATTTGGCGTTGTTTCTTCAGCACGGCTTGCTTCCTTTCAAATCTTTCCATTTCTCTTTCAAGGTGCCTTTTTCCTTCTGGGCTTTTCACACAACTAAACAGCCTAGGAACACAATTCGGCACGAGGAGATTCTTGCTCCTTGTGCCTGACACGAAATGTTCGCTACAGATGAGCATTGACAGTGGATTCATTAGGTGCCCAGTTCTCTTTTTTGACGGCAGCAATCCACTTACTTCTCAATTCTTCATTCGCTGGAAAGTTGTAAAATGACAATCTACCACCTTTCTTAAACTTATTCTTGCAATCAACGACACAACAGCTCTTCACCCTCTTACCACTGAAAATGGTGTCCACTTAAGAAATACGCGCGCGTATGCGGATAACGTCATTCGGACACGCCCCCTGTATAACACGAGTTTGTACTCTATTTGAAGCTCATCCGGCCTGCATAGTAGTTTGCTAATTGTATTAGAAAATTGTTGGGGAAAATTATCATATACTCGTCTACATCTTCATATTTTGTACTAGAGCCGAAACTGGCACCCGAAAGCACCAGTTCTATTTAATACGCCCCATACAAGTACAGGTGCTAGTACTTACCTAAGCGTAAAGTAGCAAAAATGTTTGCTAAGATAGGCTAGTACCACATACAAATAATTCCACTAACAAATACACCCCCATGACCAAACAACAATGGAAATTTCTTAAGATACGTGCCGGTAGAAAGTTCAGCAAACTGTATGCTCACTTCTTTCGCTCTCCTAACAGCATCAAGGATTGTCACTCCCTTTTCTTCGGATTCGGACATAACGAACAATAGCTCTCGAACACCTCACGCGCTGATTTTAAATAACGCCCACCACTCACATGTAAGTGGTTGGTTAACGCCCCTTCGCATCATCAAGATATGAAAGCTTGGCGCAAATACAAAGGTCTGAGCACTAAACTAGTGACAATCCACTATATATTTACTGTACTTAATGTCCTGTGATAATAATGCTCtgattttgttttgttattTACAAACTTGCAtgtacagtttcagttttcaacaGTGTATAGCTGATACTACAGCTTAGCCTTTAGAACATTACTGTTGAGAACATTCCTCATTTCCTTTAATGATTCCTTTAAGGCAGTGCCAAATTTGGCAGAGTTAGTTTGTGGGCATTGCCAGAATGACGAAATTGAAATCAAGTATTTGCTTTTCATCGGGTTGTAACAAACTCCATACCCATCAGGCACTACTGCTCCAAAACCAGAAATTATTCCATGCTCACTTGGAATctgcacatatacatacaataaataACCTGGGAATTATATTAAACATTACTTTTCCTTACCTGGCTAGTGGACAAGCAAAAATGAAAGGCTTTGGAATATACAGGATCTGTGTATAGTGACGGTAATTCTTCTTTAACTAAAAGCTTTAATCCTAGTAAGTGTCGATCAAAAGCTTCCCCAGACATTGCCTACAAACAGAATTATCCACACAACTATTGGTATGTCCACTCCATTACCTCAACTGTAGATTTACGATGAGCTTGAACACTACCTACAAGTTTTGAAGCTCTCTCAGTATCCTTTagaaaacataacaggtggaaAAGAGCAGTAGAAGGATTATAACTTACAGTTGCAGTTGGGTTTGACATTGCTTTACAAAATTCCAAGGCTTCAGCAGTAGTTCCTCTAATTGTGTCAGTTCTGCCAAACAGAAACTTCCTTGTAGATGCACTTTCATAAGTTGCAGTAAAGTGTCCATACATTCTGAATGCAATATGTATAACACCAGAGTGACAGCACTGTAGCTCAGTACATACTTGTAGTAAGTTAGCTGCAGTGCAACTTGCATAAAGCAATCTGGTGACAATTTCTGTGACTTCACATAATCTTTACCAAAATCTTcaaatacaaaattttggtggtCACAATCAGACACAGCACTATTACAAAATATATGCTAAAAAGTAGcagtatatatgtactgtatacctGTCTATATTCACTTTGGCAGTTTCAATATCATTGGCACTTTCTGAACTGATCTTCCAATCCAGTTGCCGAGCTTGAGTAAGCTGTTCATTAGAAACTGGTGAAGTATAGGTTAACAAATCATCCGAATTCCTGTATTTCAAATCATGTCTCTTATATCTACATTATtgatacatacgtacatattgtCAAGTGCAAAAGCATTGACTTGAGCAGATGCAACCCCATCAGCTGCCGAGTGCTCTATGTTAGATCCATTACCTCCATCTGGAGCCACGAATAGCTATTTGAAAGCAAACAAAAGTATTATTAAAACAATTTCAACCATTCAATAACCTGTAAAGCATGGTCAAACCATCGATTACAGCTATCATGAGCTGAGCCATTCCCATGAAGACATCTGCCACTCATAATCGACATTTCATCAACGGTAGTAGGAGAATGAGGGTCTATGCCAGGATGTGCTGAATCCAAGGAAATTATGAATTGGGCCCTCTCTATTACATCAAGGCTGTTACTGTTAACTGGATCTGTCACAAAAAGAGACATACAGCATATAACCATTTGTAAAAGAACTCGAGCACATAATTAATAACCTGACAAAGATCGAGTActgataaaatatattaaagTGACACATTCTCATACTATCACACAATGTTATCGTGTTTAGTACTGTTTACATGCAATATGTAGGCAAATACTAAAATAGCATGTGTGACCTATGCAGCATTGCAAAAAATTTCAAAATAGAACACACAACCTACATAAACACAAACAGTATCTTTTTACTCCACCACATCACATGCGTACTGTATTGCTATCCCTTAATTAGACCTGTTGGATAGatatacatgtgcatgtatgaACAAGGTCTGTAAAGATTGAACTTTTATTGGACATACAGATACATGGAAATTATAAAGCACATTATTCAGTACATATAATTGAGCTGGGGTTGGCTCTTGCATTATATACCTGTTAATAACCTCTCTCTAGCTTGGTACCAAGTGTCTCTATGTTCACTAGTCAAAACACCCAATGGGTATTGTGCCCTTACAGGAGTACTGTTAACTATACTGTGTAGCTGTTCCTCTATGTGTTGAGCAGGTACAAGACCATAGCTACCATCAGATAATTGGCATAGTATGTCCAATGAGAACAGCTGTATGAAACATACATACCATAATCAGGCGTACAATGTATATACAGTCAGGAAACTCACATGACCATTATGTGCCACAATAATGTGACATGACTGATCAATAGGAGATCTTCTCTGAGTATCAACACTACTAAATGGTATTCTACAACACGACAAcaagtttacatgttgtgacatGCACACTGGACCATCCTTTGTCATTTCTGGAGGAAGCATGGCACTAAAAGAGTACATGTTTAAATCTCAAAACAAATAGTATCTCTATTAGTACCTTCGGATCAGCAACAAATACTTTGCAACAACCACAatcattttagtagcatgcCTATAAAAGGTGAAGTACACATACCACATGATACTCAGCATGGAGCTAAAATGGACTTCCCAGCATTTAAAAGGATATAAAATACGCGAATTACATATGCATATACACATAAACGGTACGAATGACACGTGTCACTTAAAATGATGCTCTTAAAATCATCTTAGTGAAATATTAtgagatgaaaatcacctttacggaataatacatcaaatacagcattaaaactgTTAGGGATATACTgtcatgtgtgtatatatgcatgcacaccaatcaatgtgtgtgtgtgtcaattATTAGAATTATTAAACATGTGTGTTCATAACATGGCGTCAGAAGTAAAGTGTTAGTAAGACAATAGGATTGAGATGGTAAATTGTCAACTTCCTCCCCTGACGCATTGATCTGCACTGGATTTGCAGCAGCAAATTGGAAGGTATATAAAGAAGCCTATAACGACTTTGCCACCACTACGGAACAAACTGACAAGGGCAAAGAAATACAAACAGCCACATTGAAGATGGCGATGGGTAGAGAGTGCCGGCAAATCCTCTCGTGCTTAGACCTCAACAATGAAGACAATAAGAAACCTAACAACAGTAACAAGATTCTCGAGAAGTTTGAGGAATATTTCACACTTACACGAAATGTTTTGTATGAACAATATCTATTTCACTCTGCTCAGCAACAACAAAATGAAACAGTAGATCAATACATAATCCGCCTACAACACCTGGCAGAGACTTGCAAATTCAGAGTATTACACGACAAAATGTTATGCCATTGCCTTATATTAGGCTACTATGACAAGGGCGTGAGAGCTCGTCTCTTTTGAGAGAAAGAATGTTTGCTCAAGAAAGCACTGGAAGCTCTGCAAATTAGTGAGGCAACGCAGGAGCAGCTGAAAGACATGGGAGGCGAGGACAGCCCTATTCCAGTGAGTGCTGTGTACCACAAGAAAATTACCAATTACAAAAAACTGGTACAAGCTAAAACCCACTACCACCCCCTCAACCTGCAAGCATTGTGGAGGAAAACATGAAGCAGCCAGAATGAAATGTCCAGCATATGGGAAGGCATGTCGCCAATGTGGAAAGGCTAATCATTTCCATACAATCTGTCTACAAGGAAAAGGAAAAGCAGATACATATACAAAGCATATATCAGTGGTGCAAGAATCACAATCAGAAGAAACAGAGAGTGAAGATGAACTTTTTGCTGTTGAACAAATAGGAACAGTCAACCACAACCATAAAGGACAATTTTTTGTACCATTGAGTTTTGACCATGAGTTAAGTAGCACCATCTCAGACTGCCAGTTGGATACTGGAGCTACCTGCAATGTGATGCGTCTAGAAGATGTGTGTGCAATCAAAAACCCACCCCTGCAACCCAGAAGCCTCACAGCTGAAATGTTATGATAATTCAGTTATTAACACCTTAGGCCAGTAAACTCTAGAATGCAGATACCAGAACAAGACATATCATACCAGAGACAAAAAGGCTGTACTATCAGGTACCACATGCATGGAGTTAGGACTTATATCAGCTCATACGGTTTGTAATGTTACT
Encoded here:
- the LOC136266237 gene encoding carnitine O-acetyltransferase-like isoform X2, whose translation is MSRKLFKFVSKDVVRSVMATRQARLHTIVSYHPQGPKGDMLKSQSSLPRLPVPPLQQSLQKYLRAIKPIINEIEYQKTLKVVEKFGRKNGEGERLQKALEERAKTHDSWLKEWWDREAYLGFRESVVITSNPSITHPKYHAIDRDSFFRHATKMIVVVAKYLLLIRSAMLPPEMTKDGPVCMSQHRRSPIDQSCHIIVAHNGHLFSLDILCQLSDGSYGLVPAQHIEEQLHSIVNSTPVRAQYPLGVLTSEHRDTWYQARERLLTDPVNSNSLDVIERAQFIISLDSAHPGIDPHSPTTVDEMSIMSGRCLHGNGSAHDSCNRWFDHALQLFVAPDGGNGSNIEHSAADGVASAQVNAFALDNMNSDDLLTYTSPVSNEQLTQARQLDWKISSESANDIETAKVNIDSAVSDCDHQNFVFEDFGKDYVKSQKLSPDCFMQVALQLTYYKMYGHFTATYESASTRKFLFGRTDTIRGTTAEALEFCKAMSNPTATDTERASKLVGSVQAHRKSTVEAMSGEAFDRHLLGLKLLVKEELPSLYTDPVYSKAFHFCLSTSQIPSEHGIISGFGAVVPDGYGVCYNPMKSKYLISISSFWQCPQTNSAKFGTALKESLKEMRNVLNSNVLKAKL
- the LOC136266237 gene encoding carnitine O-acetyltransferase-like isoform X1; its protein translation is MSRKLFKFVSKDVVRSVMATRQARLHTIVSYHPQGPKGDMLKSQSSLPRLPVPPLQQSLQKYLRAIKPIINEIEYQKTLKVVEKFGRKNGEGERLQKALEERAKTHDSWLKEWWDREAYLGFRESVVITSNPSITHPKYHAIDRDSFFRHATKMIVVVAKYLLLIRSAMLPPEMTKDGPVCMSQHVNLLSCCRIPFSSVDTQRRSPIDQSCHIIVAHNGHLFSLDILCQLSDGSYGLVPAQHIEEQLHSIVNSTPVRAQYPLGVLTSEHRDTWYQARERLLTDPVNSNSLDVIERAQFIISLDSAHPGIDPHSPTTVDEMSIMSGRCLHGNGSAHDSCNRWFDHALQLFVAPDGGNGSNIEHSAADGVASAQVNAFALDNMNSDDLLTYTSPVSNEQLTQARQLDWKISSESANDIETAKVNIDSAVSDCDHQNFVFEDFGKDYVKSQKLSPDCFMQVALQLTYYKMYGHFTATYESASTRKFLFGRTDTIRGTTAEALEFCKAMSNPTATDTERASKLVGSVQAHRKSTVEAMSGEAFDRHLLGLKLLVKEELPSLYTDPVYSKAFHFCLSTSQIPSEHGIISGFGAVVPDGYGVCYNPMKSKYLISISSFWQCPQTNSAKFGTALKESLKEMRNVLNSNVLKAKL